The Sphaerisporangium siamense genome includes the window CCTCCGCCACCCCGGAAGGCCCGCGTCCCGTGCCGTCGCCCGGCCGGGCCCCCGCCGAGCCCGCCCACACCCCGCAGTCGCGGCGCGAGGGCCTGCAGGAGTTCCTCCGCGTCTTCGACCGGATCCGCATCCGCCCCACCCGGCGCGGCGGCGACATCCCTCTGCCGATCCTGTGGGTGACCGGCCCCTGGGAGGCGACCTCCGCGCTGGCCGACGCCTTCGAAGAGCGGTGCGCGGGCACCCCGCACACCGTGGTCGCCCCGGCCCAGGACCCGCCGGACGAGCGCTCCGCTCCCCCGTACGCCGCGCTGGCCGCCCAGCTCTGGGACGCCACCAGGCACCTCGCCGAGCACGCCGCGCCCGGCGAGGCCCACCTGCGCTTCCCGCTGTTCGCGCAGGTCCAGTGGCTGCTCGGCCTGCACGTGACCGAGGAGGGCCACGAGCTGCGCGACGGGGTGCGGCGGGCGATGAACCAGCGGCGCAGGCAGATCAAGACGGGCACCGAGCAGGAGCGCAGGTCGTTCTGGAAGAACGTCCGGGCGTACGCGGAGGGGCCGCTGCCGGCGTGGGCCGCCGCCACGGCGATCCTGAGCGCGGGCTGGGCCGACCAGCTCACCACCCTGTTCGGCCTGTGCGCCCTGCTGGCGGGCCCGGTCATCGGCTCCCTCCACGTCCTGCTGCTGTCGCGCACGTGGGCGGGGCGGCGGCGGTACATGTGGTTCCTGCGCCAGCCGTACCTCATGCCGGAGAACCGCCGCAACCAGCCCCGCGACCTGACCGGCTTCGCCGTGCGCCTGCTGTCCGCGCGCGACGACGCGGCAGCGGCCGAGCCGCGCCGGTCGCGCGAGGCCGCGCAGGCCAACGACGAGATCGAGCGCCTGCTGGTGAACGCCTTCCTGGAGGATCTGCGCCAGGGGTTCGAGCGGCGGCTGTGGAAGGTCTGGCGGCGGGTGGCCTGGGCCCGCACGTCCTATCCGGTGATGCTGGTGAACGGCGGCGACCCGCGCCTGGTGTCGCGCATAGAAGAGGTGCGCGGGGCCGCCCGCCTGGCCGATCCCCTGCTGGTGGTCGTGACCGGTCCGGGCGAGCGGCCCGGACCGGCTTCCCGGCCCGGCGTGCTGGCCGGGCGTCCCGACACCGCCGAGGAGCTGTGGGACCGGTGGGGCGCCGAGCTGGCCAGGGACCGCGCCCTCGGATCCGTCCGCGACCTGCGGATCGAGCTGGAGGCCGAGGACGAGCAGGCCGTGGCCAAGGCCAACTCCCTGCCCGTGTACCGCAGGCCGCGTCCCCTGCTCGCCCATCCGCTCATCCCCTGGATCGCGGTCACGGCGCTGGTCGCCGTCTCGCTGGTGCGGGTGCTGGCGACCGCCACCGCGACCTGCGGCCCCGGCATCTGGCGGACCTCCACGGGCGAGTGCGTGGGGGTGAGCGAGGGCGGGTTCGAGTTCGCGCCCCACCTGGCGCCCGTGCTCGGGCTGATCGACCGGCAGAACCGGGCGATCCTCACGTCCGGCCATCCGTACGCGACCGTGGTCTACTTCGGCAAGCTGACCACCTCGGGCACCTCGCAGGCCGGGGCCTACGATCCGCTGACCGACATCCACGGCGAGCTCGCCGGGATCGCCCTGGCCCAGGGCCGGCTCATCGAGAACAACACCGACGGAAGCCTGCTGCAGATGCGGGTGGTCCTGGCGAACGCGGGCGCCGACTTCCGGTACGCGCAGGACGTCGCCCGCGAGACGGTGCGCAGGGCCGAGGAGGATCCGACGATCATCGGCGTGATCGGGCTCGGCGAGAGCAGGACGCACGTCCGCGCGGCGATCGAGGAGCTGGGCAGGAAGGCGCTGCCCGTGATCAGCACGACGGCGACGTTCGACGACCTGGACGTGCGGGTGCGGGACGGCAGGCGCGTGCCGTCGTTCTTCCCGCTGGCCCCGCCCAACAGCAGGCTCGCCGCCGTCGCGGCGGGCTGGGCGCGCGCGGGCGTCCCCGAGCGGAAGGTGCGCGGGGCCAGGACGGCGAAGGTGTTCATCGACAGCACCTCGACCGACCTGATCGGCACGGATCTCGGCGCGAAGTTCACCGCCGCCTTCGGGCGGGAGGCCGAGCCCGTCCCGTACCGTCACGCGCGGGACTTTCCCGCGCTGGTCACCAAGGCCTGCGGCCAGAAGACGCAGCCGGACCTGATGTACTACGCGGGGCGGACGGCGCAGTTCGGCGCGTTCGTCACGGCGATCGAACAGTCCCAGTGCCAGGGACTGACCATCATGGCCAACGACGACGTCACCCAGTACGTCAACGACCATGCCCCTGAACTGGGCGGCAACCAGCGCGTGCGGGTGATGTACGTCGCGCTCGCGCCGCCGAGCGCCACCCGCGACCAGCAGCGGGTCTTCCCCGCGAAGTTCAAGACGGACTTCTACCGGCGGCTGGACGCGCTCACCGCCTCGCTGGGCATGACCCGCCTTCCGCGGACGCATCTGCCCTCGCCCGAGTACGCGGTGCAGGCCCAGGACGCCGCGGTGGCGCTCATGGCCGCCGCCCAGGAGGCCTTCGCCGGGCAGGGCGTCACCGCCGCGCCGGACGGCCCGCCTCCCGTGGTGGACCGGGGCGGCGTGCTGCTGGCGCTGGAGAACCTCCAGGAGATCGACGGCGACAGCGGTCTGGTCAAGCTGCACGGCGCCGCCGACCGGCGGCACGCCAAGGACCGTCCGATCCTGCTGGTGGCGCTGGACCCCGACGGCCGCCAGGTGGTGATACGCCAGTGCGGCAAGCTGTACGCCAAGCAGCCGGCGACGGCGGACTGCCGCGAGCCCTGACGTGGACGCGGTCAGATCCGGCCGCTGACGGTGGTGCCCTCTCCCACCACGCTGTTGATCGTCAGGACGCCGCCGACCTGGCTGAACCGCAGCTTCATGAGGTCCATGCCCCGGCCGGTGCGCCCGGGAGGGAAGCCGATGCCGTTGTCGCTGACGGTGAGCCGGAGCCCGGCCCCGCCGGTGGTCAGCGCGATCGACACGGTGTGAGCGCCGCTGTGCCGCTCGACGTTGGTCAGGGCCTCGGTCACCACCGCGTAGACGGCGTCGGCGACCGGCCCGGTGACGCGGTCCTTGGGCATCGCCCAGACCTCGACGGTGATCCCGGTGCGCTCCGACCACTCCGTCAGGTAGTCCTCTATCGCCCGCGCCAGACTTCGCTTTCCGCGCATGGCCAGCTCTTCGTACAACTCCCCACCCTCCGTCCCGGCGCACCGCTCAGCCGACGTGAATCCGGTCCCCACCCGTACGCCCCGCTCATTGATCGGGGCGACGCTACCGGCGCGTGCTTGAAAAGCGGTTGTACCTGAATGGGACAGTGATGGGACGACCCCGGGCGAGGCGTCCGACCCAAGCCCACCCATTGTGTATATGCCCGAAACCCTCACCTGCCACGCTACCCGCAGGTAGGAGGCGGCGCGTTCAGTGACCGGGGGTACCTGGTTTGCCCGGGATCGCCATAGGGAAACCGGGGTGAAACGTCATTCTTTGCCAGTCTTGTCCAGACTGTCCATTTTATTGAGCTTGGCAAGGTAGGCGTTATAGGCGTCCAACGCGGCGTCCCCGGTGCCGCCCACCCGCGCGGCGCGCGCGTCGGCGCGGCGGTCGGCGCGCCGGGCCGTGCGGTCCTCGGCCCGGTACCACTGGAAGGCCAGCGCGATCAGGACGATCAGCGTGGGGATCTCGCCGAAGGCCCAGGCGATGCCGCCGCCGGTGCTCTGGTCGGCCAGCCCCGACGCCCCCCAGGTGCGGCCGAGCTGGTCGTACCACTCGGCGGCGATCACGGTGCCCATGTTCATCAGCGCGATGCCGAAGAACGCGTGGAACGGCATGGTCACGAACAACAGCAGCAGCCGCCCGACGTAGGGCAGCCGGGTGGGCGCCGGGTCCACGCCGATGATCACCCAGAAGAACAGGCAGCCGCTGAGCAGGAAGTGCAGCGTCATCGCGATGTGGCCGAGGTGCTCCTCCATGGCCGCGGTGAACAGCGGCGTGAAGTACAGCATGTAGGTGGAGGTCACGAAGAGGATCGTGGCCACGGCCGGGTGGGTGACGACCTTGGTGATCCTGCTGTGGAGGATCGCCGTGATCCACTCGCGGGGGCCGCGGTCGCCGCGCCGCGCGGCGGGCTTCAGCGCGCGCAGCGCGAGCGTCACCGGGGCGCCGAGCACCAGGAAGATCGGCACCAGCATCGACAGAACCATGTGCTCGGCCATGTGCACGCTGAACAGCACCGGCGCGTACCGGGCGACGCCGCTCTGCGTGACCAGCACCAGCAGGAGCACGCCCACGCCCCAGCTGATCGTGCGGCCCACCGGCCAGCGGTCGCCGCGGCGGGCCAGCCGGACCACCCCCGCGCCGTACAGCCCGGCCAGGACGGCGGCGATCACGCCGAAGAACAGGTCGAACCACCACAGGGACGCGAGGTTGGCCACCGAGACCGGCGGCGGGACGACGTAGCCGAGCAGCTCGAACGCCCGGTCCAGAGGCTGGTCCAGCAGCGGCGGCGGCGCGGTGCGCGAGAGGGCGACCGCCAGGCCCACGGCCAGCAGCATGACGAGGCCCTCGGCCCCCGCGAGCCGGACGAACGCGCCGGGCCTGCCCGCGGACAGCTCGGGCAGCGTACGGCGGCGGTGCCACCATCCGAGCACCCCGAGGGCGGTGAAGGCGACGGCCTTGGCCACGAGGATCAGCCCGTAGGAGGTGGTGAACAGCTCCGCGACGGAGGTCAGGCGGGCCAGCGCGCTGAACATGCCGGAGAGGCCGGTGCCGATGAAGCACCACAGCGCCATGCGGGAGAAGCGGTCGGCGGCGAGGTCCAGGTGCGGCCCGCCGCGCAGGGCGTGGGCGCACAGCAACAGCAGCCCGCCCACCCACAGCGACAGCACCGCCAGGTGCAGGGCGACGCCGGTCGTGGCGAGGCTGTGGTTGGGCGCGGAGGAGGAGTGGCCGGTGAGCGCCGGCGGCATGAGCGTGGCCAAAGCCAGCACCAGCAGGCCGCCTGAGGCGCCTGTGGTGATCGCGCCGCGCGAGAACAGCGCGATGGCGGTGCCGAACAGCACCACGAGCGTGAGCGAGATGCCCTGCGGGACCTGGCTGGCGTAGCTGGTGAGCTCGTTGCCGCCGAGCGCCTCGGCGACGGGGATGCCGAGGGTCTCCGACAGGCTGAACACCAGCGACGAGGCGGCGGCGAGCGCCCAGAGCAGCGCCGTCCACGCCGCGGCCCGCACGTAGACCTGGGCGGGCTTGCCCAGCAGGCCCTTGTCGCTGGGCAGGAAGACGGTGGCGGTGAGCAGCAGGCCGACGGTCAGCACGCCGGCGACGTCCATGGTCAGCTTGGAGACGGGCAACGCCCACCGGGTGAGAGTGCCCTCGTCGGGCAGGCCGGGGATGATGCGGGGGGTGGCCGCGCCGCCCGCGACCATGGCGGCGACCAGGCCCGCGAGCGCCGCGCACACCCCCGCGACGGCGAGACGGACCGCCCTGCTCACGACTTCTTCCGCAGGCTGATCGCCGTGCCGATGCCGATGCCGGCGATGCCGAAGACGGCGATCCACAGCCAGGCGGGGATGCCGGAGCCCTCGTCCTGCTGGTCGGCCTGGCCGGCCACCGGGGTCGGGGTGAAGGGCGGCGGCGAGCTCGTCACGGGCGCGGGCTGCTCGGGCGAGGCCGGCGCCGAGGACGTCTCCGAGGTGGTGGGCGTCGGCGAGGCGGCGGTGGGGGCCTTCACGGTGAAGGGGATCTCCCCCTCGATGGGGTGGCCGTCGACCGAGACCACGCGCCAGGCGATGACGTACTTGCCGGACGGCAGCGCGCCGGAGACCTTCTGCGTGACCGTCGCGCCGTCGAGCTTCGCCTTGCCGTCCTGGTGGGCGCGGCCGTCGGCGTCACGGACCAGGACGACGGGGAACTTCACGCTCTCGGTGAAGGTCAGCGTCACCCCCTCCAGGGTCTCGACCGTGGAGCCCTTCTTGGGGTCGCTGCTCTTCAGGGCCGTGTGGGCCAGCGCCGGCGAGGCCAGGGCGGTGCCGAGCACAAGGGCGGCGAGGAGCGCGAGCGCGGCGGCGAGCGGAGAAGTCCTCATAATGCCCTAAGGCTACTCAGGGGTCAGGCCGGTCCCTACCACAACTCACCCCTACCGGGGGAGGGCGGCGTGGGACCGGCTCCGGAAACACGACGTCCTCGCGGGGACGGCGCCCCGCGAGGACGTGAGGGACCCGCTCAGCGGGCCCGGTGGATCACAGGCCGACGCAGGCCAGGGCCTGCTGGTAGGCGGCCACGCTGGCCTCGCCGTCGTCCATCCGCTCCAGGGCGGTGGCGGCGGTCAGCCAGCCCTCGGCCGTCTTGCGCGTGACCGGCGAGGAGGACAGCAGGTCCTCGGCGGCGACGAGCTCGGCGGCGGCCTCCTCCGTGCGCCCGAGCGAGAGCAGGGCGTTGCCGAGCACGAGGTGGGCGTCCGCGCGCACGGAACGGGGACGCTCCTGGGCCAGTTCGTTGGCCCGGCGGGCGTACCCGGCGGCCTTGTCGGGGTTGTGGAGGGCCATCTCGACCTTGGCCAGCTCGACGGCGCACCGGGCGCGGTCGGCGACGCTGCCGGAGCTCTCGGTCAGCTCGCGCTCGCCGCGCAGGAACAGGTCGCGGCACGCCTCGGCCTCCGCCGGGCTGGCCCGGAACCGCAGGACGGCGACGGCCAGCCGCAGCCGGGCCAGGTTGCGCGGCTCGGCGCCGTTCTCCGACTGGATGGCGAGGGCGCGTTCGCCGAAGGCCAGGGCCTCGGCGATGCGGCCGGTGCGCTCGGCGACGATGGCGGCGTTCCAGCAGGCGGCGACGGTGGCACGGGGGGTGCCGAGCATCTCGGCGGCCGACAGCAGCTCGGCGGCGAACTGCTCGGCCCTGAGCATGTCGTTGCGCAGCTCGTAGGCGGACAGCAGCGTGGCCCCGAGCTCGACGAGGTCGTCGGTCCAGGCGGGGCGGGCCGGGCCGATGATGGCCTCTTCGCCGACGCGCACGGCGGCGGCGAGGTCGCCCGACTCGCGGTAGCACCGGGAGAGCGCGATGGCGACGGCGATGGAACGGTCCGGAGGCAGCGGATCGCTACCGGGCTCGCGCAGCC containing:
- a CDS encoding sensor histidine kinase → MRGKRSLARAIEDYLTEWSERTGITVEVWAMPKDRVTGPVADAVYAVVTEALTNVERHSGAHTVSIALTTGGAGLRLTVSDNGIGFPPGRTGRGMDLMKLRFSQVGGVLTINSVVGEGTTVSGRI
- a CDS encoding cytochrome c oxidase assembly protein, with product MSRAVRLAVAGVCAALAGLVAAMVAGGAATPRIIPGLPDEGTLTRWALPVSKLTMDVAGVLTVGLLLTATVFLPSDKGLLGKPAQVYVRAAAWTALLWALAAASSLVFSLSETLGIPVAEALGGNELTSYASQVPQGISLTLVVLFGTAIALFSRGAITTGASGGLLVLALATLMPPALTGHSSSAPNHSLATTGVALHLAVLSLWVGGLLLLCAHALRGGPHLDLAADRFSRMALWCFIGTGLSGMFSALARLTSVAELFTTSYGLILVAKAVAFTALGVLGWWHRRRTLPELSAGRPGAFVRLAGAEGLVMLLAVGLAVALSRTAPPPLLDQPLDRAFELLGYVVPPPVSVANLASLWWFDLFFGVIAAVLAGLYGAGVVRLARRGDRWPVGRTISWGVGVLLLVLVTQSGVARYAPVLFSVHMAEHMVLSMLVPIFLVLGAPVTLALRALKPAARRGDRGPREWITAILHSRITKVVTHPAVATILFVTSTYMLYFTPLFTAAMEEHLGHIAMTLHFLLSGCLFFWVIIGVDPAPTRLPYVGRLLLLFVTMPFHAFFGIALMNMGTVIAAEWYDQLGRTWGASGLADQSTGGGIAWAFGEIPTLIVLIALAFQWYRAEDRTARRADRRADARAARVGGTGDAALDAYNAYLAKLNKMDSLDKTGKE
- a CDS encoding copper resistance CopC family protein, which codes for MRTSPLAAALALLAALVLGTALASPALAHTALKSSDPKKGSTVETLEGVTLTFTESVKFPVVLVRDADGRAHQDGKAKLDGATVTQKVSGALPSGKYVIAWRVVSVDGHPIEGEIPFTVKAPTAASPTPTTSETSSAPASPEQPAPVTSSPPPFTPTPVAGQADQQDEGSGIPAWLWIAVFGIAGIGIGTAISLRKKS
- a CDS encoding helix-turn-helix domain-containing protein, with translation MAVVGALHLQGVPVTGQDLIGQRIKTIRRQRGLSQAQLAHPELSDSYVSLIESGKRTPTAAVLELLAAKLDCSLTYLINGVTAEQMQELELGLRYASLALNNGEVTEARRRYAELLEDGSLAGLISLRQEAEYGYALASEACGDLDEAISVLCRLREPGSDPLPPDRSIAVAIALSRCYRESGDLAAAVRVGEEAIIGPARPAWTDDLVELGATLLSAYELRNDMLRAEQFAAELLSAAEMLGTPRATVAACWNAAIVAERTGRIAEALAFGERALAIQSENGAEPRNLARLRLAVAVLRFRASPAEAEACRDLFLRGERELTESSGSVADRARCAVELAKVEMALHNPDKAAGYARRANELAQERPRSVRADAHLVLGNALLSLGRTEEAAAELVAAEDLLSSSPVTRKTAEGWLTAATALERMDDGEASVAAYQQALACVGL